In Gammaproteobacteria bacterium, the following proteins share a genomic window:
- the polA gene encoding DNA polymerase I: protein MISSISPALRASSTTPLILIDGSSYLFRAFHALPPLTTSRGEPTGAIFGVVNMLRKLLTEYRPTQVAVVFDAPGPTFRDDLYPAYKANRPALLAEDLIAQIKPLHNLVRAMGLPLIMMKGVEADDVIATLATRAAEQGLATLIVTGDKDFAQLVNEHVTLLDTMKNATLDRAGVIAKFGVPPEQIVDYLALMGDAVDNIPGVPGAGPKTAAKWLMKYGSLDALVARAAEVSGRIGENLRAALPQLPLARQLVTVRRDLALPIDLTDLHVQPPDDAKLKELFFHLEFHSWLNELLKSDSFSLPNHSPRLPRNYQTIWTLAVLDAWIERLKAAALFAFDTETTDLDYLRAQIVGVSFAVEPGEAAYIPLAHVDFNSPPQLDRDQVLARLGPVLENPRYSKVGHNLKYDLNVLANHGIQLAGIRHDSMLESYVLDSAATRHDLDSLALKFLGERTIHYAEVAGKGVKQISFDQVPVESAAEYAAEDADITLRLHRHFWPRLEARQRERDLYATLEIPLIPVLARMERHGVLIDSSALRAQSRELAGRLLELEQNCHRLAGGVFNLASPNQIQEILFNRMGLPVLEHTKGKKPSTAEAVLEQLAMDHELPRLLLAHRGLAKLRSTYTERLPEQINPITGRVHTNFHQAVAATGRLSSSDPNLQNIPIRASEGRRIRAAFIAPSGYRLVAADYSQIELRIMAHLSRDPGLVAAFIQGRDIHRTTAAEVFSVPLAQVTDEQRRAAKAINFGLLYGMSAFGLARQLSIDRSTAQRYVDLYFSRYSQVRSFMDDIRAIGRKQGFVETLLGRRLYLPEINSGNRQRREYAERAAINAPMQGTAADIIKRAMIQMDHWLETTKIRARLILQVHDELIFEVAEDAVETVSGQVRTIMENAAQLAVPLEVDVGVGCNWDEAH from the coding sequence ATGATTTCGTCAATATCACCCGCATTGCGCGCCAGCTCCACCACGCCCCTCATCCTGATTGATGGCTCATCCTACCTATTTCGCGCCTTTCACGCCTTGCCACCTTTGACGACTTCTCGTGGCGAACCCACCGGCGCGATTTTTGGCGTAGTCAACATGCTGCGCAAACTCCTCACCGAATATCGGCCCACGCAGGTAGCGGTAGTTTTCGACGCGCCGGGTCCAACCTTCCGCGATGATCTGTATCCAGCCTACAAGGCCAACCGTCCCGCCCTGCTCGCCGAAGACCTGATCGCCCAAATCAAGCCTCTTCATAATCTGGTGCGCGCCATGGGTTTGCCCTTGATCATGATGAAAGGGGTGGAAGCGGACGACGTTATCGCTACGCTCGCCACCCGCGCCGCAGAACAAGGATTAGCCACGCTGATCGTGACCGGCGACAAGGATTTCGCTCAACTGGTGAATGAACATGTCACACTGCTGGATACCATGAAGAACGCAACCCTGGATCGCGCCGGTGTCATCGCAAAGTTCGGCGTGCCCCCCGAACAAATTGTCGATTATCTCGCCTTGATGGGAGATGCCGTGGACAATATCCCCGGCGTGCCGGGAGCAGGGCCGAAGACTGCTGCTAAGTGGCTGATGAAGTATGGTTCTCTGGACGCACTCGTTGCGCGCGCCGCCGAGGTCAGCGGTAGGATCGGTGAAAATTTGCGCGCGGCCCTGCCACAACTTCCCCTGGCGCGGCAACTGGTCACCGTCCGGCGTGATCTGGCGCTGCCAATTGACCTGACGGATCTTCACGTTCAACCACCAGATGACGCTAAACTCAAAGAGTTGTTTTTTCATCTGGAATTTCACTCATGGCTGAATGAGTTGCTCAAGTCAGATTCCTTCTCGCTCCCGAACCATTCGCCCCGGTTGCCACGTAATTATCAGACAATCTGGACCCTGGCGGTGCTCGACGCCTGGATCGAACGCCTCAAGGCCGCCGCTCTTTTTGCATTTGATACGGAAACCACCGATCTCGATTACCTCCGAGCGCAGATTGTCGGCGTTTCCTTCGCCGTGGAGCCGGGCGAGGCCGCCTATATACCGCTTGCTCATGTTGACTTCAATTCCCCGCCCCAGCTTGACCGTGACCAAGTTCTCGCTCGACTTGGACCGGTGCTCGAAAATCCGCGCTATTCCAAAGTTGGACATAATCTCAAGTATGACCTGAACGTGCTTGCCAATCACGGGATTCAACTAGCAGGCATTCGCCACGATTCAATGCTCGAATCTTATGTCCTTGATAGTGCGGCGACCCGGCATGACCTCGACTCGCTGGCGCTGAAATTCTTGGGTGAACGCACGATCCATTACGCAGAGGTCGCCGGCAAGGGCGTCAAGCAAATTTCCTTCGACCAGGTTCCAGTGGAATCAGCCGCCGAATACGCTGCCGAGGATGCCGATATCACCCTGCGCCTGCATCGTCATTTTTGGCCGCGTCTGGAGGCCAGACAACGCGAGCGTGATCTTTATGCAACGCTTGAAATTCCGCTCATTCCAGTGCTGGCGCGCATGGAACGCCACGGTGTGCTGATCGACAGCTCTGCACTCCGGGCGCAGTCGCGCGAGCTGGCGGGGCGACTTCTGGAATTGGAACAGAACTGCCATCGCCTAGCGGGAGGTGTTTTCAACCTCGCCTCACCCAATCAAATTCAGGAAATTCTCTTCAACCGGATGGGCTTGCCAGTCCTGGAACACACCAAGGGGAAAAAACCCTCGACCGCCGAAGCGGTGTTGGAACAACTTGCCATGGATCACGAATTGCCACGGTTGCTCCTTGCCCATCGTGGACTCGCCAAATTGCGCTCGACGTACACCGAACGCCTGCCGGAACAGATCAACCCGATCACCGGGCGTGTCCACACCAATTTTCATCAGGCGGTCGCGGCCACCGGACGCCTGTCGTCGTCCGATCCCAACCTCCAGAATATCCCGATCCGCGCCTCCGAAGGGCGACGCATCCGCGCTGCCTTTATCGCGCCATCTGGCTATCGACTGGTTGCGGCGGATTATTCACAAATTGAACTACGCATCATGGCGCATCTTTCCCGCGATCCCGGATTGGTGGCGGCCTTCATTCAAGGGCGCGATATTCACCGCACCACCGCCGCCGAGGTGTTCAGCGTGCCGCTAGCACAAGTCACCGACGAGCAACGCCGCGCGGCCAAGGCAATTAATTTTGGTCTTCTTTATGGCATGTCCGCTTTTGGATTAGCGCGACAACTCAGCATTGATCGCAGCACTGCACAACGCTACGTCGATCTTTATTTTTCGAGATATTCCCAGGTACGGAGTTTCATGGACGATATTCGCGCGATTGGCCGGAAACAAGGTTTTGTTGAAACGCTCCTTGGACGACGATTATATTTGCCTGAAATAAACTCCGGTAATCGCCAGCGTCGAGAATACGCTGAACGCGCCGCTATCAACGCGCCGATGCAAGGCACCGCTGCCGACATCATTAAACGCGCGATGATTCAAATGGATCATTGGCTGGAAACAACGAAAATCCGCGCCCGTCTGATATTACAAGTTCATGACGAATTAATATTCGAGGTCGCCGAGGATGCAGTGGAAACCGTCAGCGGGCAAGTACGGACAATCATGGAAAATGCGGCACAACTTGCTGTCCCTCTAGAAGTGGACGTGGGCGTCGGATGTAATTGGGACGAAGCGCATTAA